One genomic window of Coregonus clupeaformis isolate EN_2021a chromosome 12, ASM2061545v1, whole genome shotgun sequence includes the following:
- the LOC121577570 gene encoding LOW QUALITY PROTEIN: disco-interacting protein 2 homolog B-A (The sequence of the model RefSeq protein was modified relative to this genomic sequence to represent the inferred CDS: inserted 1 base in 1 codon), with amino-acid sequence MAGRGVDMSALPKEVRDQLAELDLELSEGDITQKGYEKKKTKLLLPFFIQTPVEPPPPAYEAQAPGPSNGSGSTHVNAHTQAPPPSSSSRYRDRRSRRPHRSGGTRDDRYRSDIHTETVQAALAKHKKEKMALPMPTKRRSTYIQSPVINCTPPDSSSASEDEGAMLRQSSVGDDLGAPDPPALLQPPSLQSPDSWINRSVQGSSTSSSASSTLSHGEGKPQPQPSQPQPQAQPQYQPQYQPQYQPQYQPQYQPQYQPQSQSQHPVIADMLAHARIGPSENSAPPDVTTAAPQARGFSQVDRPNNPPVVRGMSRGQSRSSMMETADGVPVNSRVSTKIQQLLNTLKRPKRPPLSEFFMDDQEEIVEVPQPDPNTPRPEGRQIIPVKGEPLGVVSNWPPALQAALARWGATQGKSPALTALDITGKPLYTLTYGKLWSHSVKLAYTLLNKLGPKNEQVLKPGDRVALVYPNSDPGMFLVAFYGCLLAEVIPVPIEVPLSRKDAGSSQVGFLLGSCSVSLALTSEICLKGLPKMPSGEILQFKGWPRLKWVVTDSKYLIKPGKDWQPHIPTANTDPAYIEYKASKEGTVMGVAVSKVAMLTHCQALTQACNYCEGETLVNVLDFKKDMGLWHGVLTSVMNRIHTISVPYAVMKACPLSWVQRVHMHKARVALVKCRDLHWAMMAHREQRDTSLASLRMLIVADGANPWSVSSCDAFLNVFQIHGLKPEVICPCATSPEAMTVAIRRPGVPGTPLPARAILSMGGLSHGVIRVNTEDKNSALTVQDVGHVMPGALMCIVKPEGPPQLCKTDEIGEIVVNSRAGGNMYYGLPGVTKNTFEVIPVNTLGAPIGDIPFVRSGLLGFVGPGSLIFVVGKNEGLLMVSGRRHNADDLVATALAVEPVKTVYRGRIAVFSVTVFYDERIVIVAEQRPDASEEDSFQWMSRVLQAIDSIHQVGLYCLALVPANTLPKTHLGGIHIFETKQHFLDGNLHPCNILMCPHTCVTNLPKPRQKQPVGVGPASIMVGNLVAGKRIAQAAGRDLGMIEDQDLVRKHQFLSEALQWRAQTDPDHCLYVLLNAKGVAVCTATCVQLHKRAEKIAAALTEKGTINTRNNVVLLYPPGIDLIASFYGCLYAGCVPVTVRPPHPQNLAATLPTVRMIIDVSKAACILTTQNLMRILRSKEAAATVNIKTWPTIIDTDDLPRRRPPTIYKPPTAEMIAYLDFSVSTTGMLTGVKISHAAVSALCRSIKLQCELYSSRQIAICLDPYCGLGFVLWCLASVYSGHQSILIPPLELESCLPLWLSTLSQYRIRDTXCSYSVMELCTKGIGTQTEILKARGLNLSCVRSCVVIAEERPRLALTMSFSKLFKDLGLSPRAVSTAFGSRVNLAICMQGTTGPDPSTVYVDMKSLRHDRVRLVERGAPQSLPLMESGKILPGVRVIIVNPETRGPLGDSHLGEIWINSPHSASGYYAIYGEESLQADHFNTKLSFGDPTTLWARTGYLGFVKRTELLDAAGDRHDALFVVGSLDETLELRGLRYHPIDIETSVSRAHRSIAESAVFTWTNLLVVVAELCGSEQDALDLVPLVTNVVLEEHHLIVGVVVIVDPGVIPINSRGEKQRMHLRDSFLADQLDPIYVAYNM; translated from the exons ATATCCACACAGAAACGGTGCAGGCTGCGTTGGCCAAACACAAGAAGGAGAAGATGGCACTGCCGATGCCCACCAAACGCCGCTCCACCTACATCCAGTCGCCCGTCATCAACTGCACCCCACCAG ACTCGTCGTCAGCTTCAGAGGATGAGGGTGCTATGCTGAGGCAGTCGTCAGTGGGGGACGATTTGGGGGCTCCGGACCCTCCCGCTCTGCTGCAGCCACCCAGTCTGCAGAGCCCTGACTCCTGGATCAACCGCTCTGTCCAGGGCTCGTCCAcctcctcctctgcttcctccacCCTGTCCCACGGAGAGGGCAAGCCCCAGCCTCAACcatcccagccccagccccaagcCCAGCCCCAGTATCAGCCCCAGTATCAGCCCCAGTATCAGCCCCAGTATCAGCCCCAATATCAGCCCCAGTATCAGCCCCAGTCACAGTCACAGCATCCAGTCATAGCTGACATGCTGGCTCACGCACGCATCG GTCCCTCAGAGAACAGCGCCCCCCCAGACGTGACAACAGCGGCCCCCCAGGCCAGGGGCTTCTCTCAGGTGGACCGACCCAACAACCCTCCCGTGGTCCGGGGGATGAGCCGCGGACAGAGTCGCTCCAGCATGATGGAAACAGCCGACG GTGTCCCGGTTAACAGCAGGGTGTCCACTAAGATTCAGCAGCTGCTCAACACCTTGAAGAGGCCCAAGAGGCCCCCCCTCAGTGAGTTCTTCATGGACGACCAGGAGGAGATCGTAGAGG TGCCTCAGCCGGACCCCAACACCCCGCGGCCAGAGGGCCGTCAGATCATCCCAGTGAAGGGGGAGCCCCTGGGGGTGGTCAGTAACTGGCCCCCTGCCCTCCAGGCTGCCCTGGCTCGCTGGGGGGCCACACAGGGCAAGAGCCCCGCCCTCACCGCCTTGGACATCACTGGCAAACCCCTGTACACACTGACCTACG GAAAGCTGTGGAGCCACAGTGTGAAGCTGGCCTACACCCTACTCAATAAACTGGGGCCCAAGAACGAGCAGGTCCTCAAGCCTGGGGACAGG GTGGCTCTAGTGTACCCTAACAGTGACCCTGGGATGTTCTTGGTGGCCTTCTATGGTTGCCTACTGGCTGAGGTCATCCCTGTCCCTATAGAGGTACCTCTGTCTCGCAAG GATGCAGGCAGTAGTCAGGTGGGCTTCCTGCTGGGCAGCTGTAGTGTGAGTCTGGCACTGACCAGTGAGATCTGTCTGAAGGGACTTCCCAAGATGCCCTCCGGAGAGATACTACAGTTTAAAG GCTGGCCTCGGCTAAAGTGGGTGGTGACAGACTCCAAGTACCTCATCAAACCTGGCAAGGACTGGCAGCCCCACATCCCTACAGCTAACACTGACCCTGCATACATAGAG tacAAGGCTAGTAAGGAGGGCACAGTGATGGGTGTGGCTGTGTCTAAGGTGGCCATGTTGACCCATTGCCAAGCACTGACCCAGGCCTGCAACTACTGTGAGG GTGAGACACTAGTGAATGTTCTGGACTTTAAAAAGGACATGGGCCTGTGGCATGGAGTTCTCACG AGTGTAATGAACAGGATCCACACCATCAGTGTGCCCTACGCTGTGATGAAGGCTTGCCCTCTCTCCTGGGTTCAGAGGGTCCACATGCACAAAG CGCGCGTTGCCTTGGTGAAGTGTCGTGACCTGCACTGGGCCATGATGGCACACAGGGAACAGAGGGACACCAGCCTGGCTTCACTGCGCATGCTCATCGTCGCTGATGGAGCCAACCCCT GGTCGGTGTCGTCCTGTGATGCCTTCCTCAACGTGTTCCAGATCCACGGGTTGAAGCCAGAGGTCATCTGTCCCTGTGCCACCTCCCCTGAGGCCATGACGGTGGCCATCCGCAG GCCGGGGGTGCCGGGGACGCCCCTCCCAGCCAGGGCCATCCTCTCCATGGGGGGTCTAAGTCACGGGGTCATCAGGGTCAACACGGAGGACAAGAACTCTGCCCTCACCGTGCAAGACGTGGGTCACGTGATGCCTGGAG CTCTGATGTGTATAGTTAAGCCTGAAGGGCCTCCTCAGCTGTGTAAGACAGATGAGATAGGGGAGATCGTGGTGAACTCTCGTGCCGGAGGCAACATGTactatggcctcccaggagtcacCAAGAACACCTTTGAG GTGATTCCTGTCAATACTCTTGGTGCTCCTATTGGAGACATCCCCTTTGTGAGATCTGGTCTCCTAGGCTTCGTAGGACCC GGCAGTCTGATATTTGTGGTGGGTAAGAACGAAGGCCTGCTGATGGTGAGTGGGAGGAGACACAACGCTGATGATTTGGTGGCCACAGCACTGGCCGTGGAGCCTGTCAAGACTGTGTATCGCGGAAG GATTGCGGTGTTCTCTGTGACGGTCTTCTATGATGAGAGGATAGTTATTGTGGCAGAGCAGAGGCCAGATGCCAGTGAGGAGGACAGCTTCCAGTGgatgagcagagtactgcag GCCATTGACAGTATTCACCAGGTGGGTCTGTACTGCCTAGCTCTGGTGCCTGCCAACACGTTACCTAAGACCCACCTGGGAGGGATCCACATCTTCGAGACCAAGCAGCACTTCCTGGACGGCAACCTGCACCCCTGTAACATCCTCATGTGCCCCCATACCTGTGTCACCAACCTCCCCAAACCACGGCAGAAACAGCCAG tGGGTGTGGGTCCAGCCTCCATCATGGTGGGGAACCTGGTAGCAGGGAAGAGGATAGCCCAGGCAGCAGGCAGGGATCTGGGAATGATCGAGGACCAGGACCTGGTCAGGAAG cACCAGTTCCTGTCCGAGGCTCTACAGTGGAGGGCACAGACTGACCCAGACCACTGTCTCTATGTGCTGCTCAATGCAAAG GGAGTAGCGGTATGCACAGCAACATGTGTGCAGCTGCACAAGCGGGCAGAGAAGATTGCAGCGGCGCTCACAGAGAAAGGCACCATCAACACCAGGAACAACGTGGTACTGCTCTACCCTCCTG GTATTGATCTGATAGCCTCCTTCTATGGCTGCCTGTATGCTGGCTGTGTTCCTGTCACTGTCAGACCTCCTCATCCACAGAACCTGGCAGCCACACTGCCAACTGTCCGCATGATCATCgac GTCAGTAAAGCTGCCTGTATCCTCACCACTCAGAACCTCATGAGGATCCTGCGCTCCAAAGAGGCTGCTGCCACTGTGAACATTAAAACATGGCCGACAATCATAGACACAG ATGACCTCCCTCGCCGTAGACCCCCAACGATATATAAGCCCCCCACGGCAGAGATGATCGCCTATCTGGACTTCAGTGTGTCCACCACGGGCATGCTCACTGGGGTCAAG ATCTCCCATGCGGCAGTCAGTGCTCTGTGTCGCTCCATCAAGCTGCAGTGTGAGCTCTACTCCTCACGTCAAATAGCCATCTGCCTGGACCCTTACTGTGGCCTGGGCTTCGTACTGTGGTGCCTCGCAag tgtgtactcggGCCACCAGTCCATCCTAATTCCTCCTCTGGAGTTGGAGAGCTGTCTGCCCCTGTGGCTGAGCACCCTGAGCCAGTACCGCATCAGAGACA TTTGCTCCTACTCTGTCATGGAGCTCTGCACCAAGGGGATAGGCACGCAGACAGAGATACTCAAA gCACGGGGTCTGAACCTGTCATGTGTTAGGAGCTGTGTGGTGATAGCCGAGGAGCGTCCTCGTCTGGCCCTCACCATGTCCTTCTCCAAGCTATTTAAGGACCTGGGCCTCTCACCCCGCGCTGTCAGCACAGCCTTCGGATCCAGGGTCAACCTGGCCATTTGCATGCAG GGCACCACTGGACCGGACCCCTCCACTGTGTATGTGGACATGAAGTCCCTCCGCCATGACAG AGTGAGGCTGGTGGAGAGAGGAGCCCCTCAGAGTCTCCCTCTGATGGAGTCTGGCAAA aTCTTACCAGGAGTCAGGGTGATCATCGTGAACCCAGAGACCAGAGGACCTCTAGGAGATTCCCATctaggagag ATCTGGATCAACAGCCCTCACAGTGCCAGTGGCTACTATGCCATCTATGGAGAGGAGAGCCTGCAGGCCGACCACTTCAACACCAAGCTGAGCTTTGGAGACCCCACGACCCTGTGGGCCAGGACTGGCTACTTGGGCTTCGTCAAGAGGACTGAGCTACTGGACGCCGCTGGGG ATCGTCATGACGCCCTGTTTGTGGTGGGTTCCCTGGATGAGACTCTGGAGCTGAGGGGACTGCGCTACCACCCTATCGACATCGAGACATCTGTGTCCCGGGCTCACCGCAGCATTGCAGAGAG TGCGGTGTTCACATGGACCAACCTACTGGTGGTGGTGGCTGAGCTGTGTGGCTCAGAGCAGGATGCCCTGGACCTGGTGCCCCTGGTCACCAATGTGGTGCTGGAGGAGCACCACCTCATCGTGGGCGTGGTGGTCATCGTGGACCCGGGGGTCATACCCATCAACTCCAGGGGGGAGAAACAGCGCATGCACCTCCGGGACTCCTTCCTGGCTGACCAACTGGACCCCATCTATGTGGCCTATAATATGTGA